A region of Sesamum indicum cultivar Zhongzhi No. 13 linkage group LG7, S_indicum_v1.0, whole genome shotgun sequence DNA encodes the following proteins:
- the LOC105166020 gene encoding filament-like plant protein 4, whose product MDKRSWPWKKKSADKQAAAEKVAASASESSTAASDMGAAQVDKVKQDNNKKPKYVQISMESYTHLTELEDQVKSYEEQVQTLEDEVKELNEKLSEANSEMTNKENLVKQHAKVAEEAVSGWEKAEAEAAALKNHLESVTLLKLTAEDRAAHLDGALKECMRQIRNLKEEHEQKLHEVALNKMKLFEKMKLELETKLANLDQELLRSAAENAALSRSLQERSNMLIQLNEEKTQAEAEIERLRSTIESCEKEVNSLKYELHIARKEVEIRNEEKNMSVRSAEVANKQHLEGVKKIAKLEAECQRLRGLVRKKLPGPAALAQMKLEVENLGRDYGESRVRKSPVKPSTPHFSQVPEFSLDNAQKYLKENELLTERLLAMEEETKMLKEALAKRNSELQASRSTCAQTASKLQSLEAQLQANGEQRTPLRSNTQVPTEGISGQKASNPSSFTSLSEDGNDDNISCAGSWATGLMSELSHFKKEKNVDSLHKSESANHLDLMDDFLEMEKLAYLSNGSNGTASRADFSGNTGNTGSEFVKSEASAEVAMSTDPQLGEQHGLEPQVSPQEDVTDPHLQADPLIFVKLQSKISMILERMSNEKDKENVIEDIRCLMQDIEDTLRQQSVNGVFEADHSSGAVSHPSNLAEATKTTVPKEISSGDGNSFVNSVGTINPELQIAIFQIYDFIMILGKEAKTVPATTPDGDGLNKKLNTFSAKYSEAINNDINLIDFILDISHVLSKASELHFNVLGFKSSEVETGSSDCIDKIALAENKAVVDSLGEGYPNGCGRFSDSASDADVPNDGSLVPISESTAPSWKCSLEEFEQLKMDKDNLAVDLARCTENFESTKSQLLETEQLLAEVKSQLASAQKSNSLAETQLKCMAESYKSLETRAEELQSEVNLLQGKLESLGNELQEERRGHQEALTRCKDLEEHLERIENAAAADDDKTSQEKELAAAAEKLAECQETIFLLGKQLKAMRPQTDIVSSPNNGRTQKLEAYVEDEPTISGMNLHDMDPSESHSATSFHLHRAGSESPLDVFNAQFSPSDSEANNLLRSPVSSKYPKHRPTKSGSSSASSTPTPEKHARGFSRFFSSKGKNGQ is encoded by the exons ATGGATAAAAGGAGTTGGCCCTGGAAGAAAAAATCAGCTGATAAGCAAGCAGCAGCAGAGAAAGTTGCTGCTAGTGCATCAGAATCTTCCACAGCTGCTTCAGACATGGGTGCAGCTCAAGTTGACAAG GTGAAACAAGACAATAATAAAAAGCCAAAGTATGTTCAGATTTCTATGGAATCATATACACATCTAACTGAATTGGAGGATCAAGTGAAGTCTTATGAAGAACAAGTTCAGACCTTAGAGGATGAAGTAAAAGAACTTAATGAAAAGTTATCTGAAGCCAATTCCGAGATGACTAACAAAGAAAACCTGGTGAAACAACATGCTAAAGTTGCTGAAGAAGCTGTCTCAG GTTGGGAAAAGGCTGAGGCAGAGGCTGCAGCACTGAAAAATCATCTGGAATCTGTCACACTGCTAAAGCTTACTGCCGAAGACCGGGCAGCACATTTGGATGGTGCCCTCAAGGAATGCATGAGGCAGATACGAAACTTGAAGGAAGAACACgaacaaaaattacatgaagTTGCTCTTAACAAGATGAAGCTCTTTGAAAAGATGAAGCTGGAGCTTGAAACAAAATTAGCTAATTTGGACCAAGAGCTACTAAGGTCTGCTGCTGAAAATGCGGCATTATCAAGATCTTTGCAAGAGCGCTCTAATATGCTGATCCAGCtgaatgaagaaaaaacacaAGCTGAGGCTGAGATAGAACGTTTGAGGAGCACTATTGAGTCCTGTGAAAAAGAAGTGAACTCACTCAAATATGAACTGCATATTGCTAGGAAAGAGGTGGAAATTCGtaatgaagaaaagaacatGAGCGTGCGTTCTGCAGAAGTAGCAAACAAGCAGCATCTGGAAGGGGTGAAGAAAATTGCTAAGCTTGAAGCAGAGTGTCAAAGATTACGAGGTCTTGTTAGGAAGAAATTGCCTGGTCCAGCTGCATTAGCACAAATGAAACTTGAAGTTGAGAACTTGGGCCGAGACTATGGAGAATCTCGTGTAAGGAAGTCTCCTGTGAAGCCTTCTACTCCCCACTTTTCCCAAGTGCCCGAATTTTCACTTGACAACGCACAGAAGTACCTCAAAGAGAATGAGTTACTCACAGAACGCCTACTAGCAATGGAGGAGGAAACAAAGATGCTGAAGGAAGCATTAGCAAAGCGTAACAGTGAATTGCAAGCTTCTAGAAGTACCTGTGCACAGACAGCCAGCAAGCTTCAAAGTTTAGAAGCACAACTGCAGGCTAATGGTGAACAGAGAACTCCCCTGAGGTCTAATACTCAGGTCCCAACTGAAGGCATCTCTGGTCAAAAAGCTAGTAATCCTTCAAGTTTCACCTCTCTGTCCGAAGATGgaaatgatgataatattaGCTGTGCTGGTTCATGGGCTACTGGATTGATGTCTGAGCTCTCCCATTTCAAGAAGGAAAAGAATGTTGACAGTCTGCACAAATCTGAGAGTGCAAATCATCTGGACCTTATGGATGACTTTCTGGAGATGGAGAAGTTGGCATATCTATCAAATGGATCCAATGGAACAGCTTCAAGAGCAGACTTTTCAGGTAATACAGGCAATACAGGGTCTGAATTTGTAAAAAGTGAAGCCTCAGCAGAAGTCGCCATGAGCACAGATCCCCAGTTGGGGGAGCAGCATGGTCTGGAACCTCAAGTGTCTCCTCAGGAAGATGTAACTGATCCTCACCTGCAAGCAGATCCACTCATTTTTGTGAAACTCCAATCAAAAATTTCCATGATACTAGAGAGAATGTCTAATGAGAAAGACAAGGAAAATGTTATAGAGGACATCAGATGTCTTATGCAGGATATAGAGGATACTTTGCGTCAGCAGTCGGTTAATGGTGTATTTGAGGCAGATCATTCTTCTGGCGCAGTAAGTCATCCAAGTAATCTTGCTGAGGCTACCAAGACAACAGTCCCTAAAGAGATATCTTCTGGAGATGGTAACTCATTCGTCAACTCTGTGGGAACCATCAATCCAGAATTACAAATTGCCATTTTCCAGATTTATGACTTTATAATGATTCTTGGTAAAGAAGCAAAGACAGTCCCTGCAACAACTCCTGATGGAGATgggttaaataaaaaactcaaTACGTTCTCTGCCAAATATAGTGAGGCTATAAACAATGATATTaatctaattgattttatcCTAGACATTTCTCATGTATTAAGCAAAGCAAGTGAGTTGCACTTCAATGTCCTGGGATTTAAAAGTTCTGAAGTTGAAACTGGTAGTTCTGATTGTATAGACAAGATTGCGCTGGCAGAGAACAAAGCTGTAGTGGATTCATTAGGAGAAGGGTATCCAAATGGTTGTGGCCGCTTTTCTGACTCTGCATCTGATGCTGATGTTCCAAATGATGGGAGTCTTGTCCCGATCTCTGAATCAACAGCCCCTTCATGGAAATGTTCATTGGAGGAGTTTGAGCAATTGAAAATGGACAAGGATAACCTAGCAGTTGATCTTGCTAGATGCACAGAAAACTTTGAAAGTACCAAGTCCCAGTTGCTAGAAACTGAACAGCTTCTCGCTGAGGTTAAGTCACAATTAGCATCAGCTCAGAAATCCAACAGCTTGGCTGAGACACAGCTCAAATGCATGGcagaatcttacaaatcacTTGAAACAAGGGCAGAGGAATTACAAAGTGAGGTAAATCTCCTCCAAGGGAAATTAGAAAGTTTGGGTAACGAGCTTCAGGAGGAGAGAAGAGGTCACCAGGAGGCCCTTACCAGATGCAAGGATCTTGAGGAGCACCTGGAAAg GATAGAAAATGCAGCTGCTGCTGATGACGACAAGACTAGCCAG GAAAAGGAGTTGGCCGCTGCAGCTGAGAAGCTGGCGGAGTGTCAAGAAACCATATTTCTTCTTGGTAAGCAATTGAAGGCTATGCGTCCCCAAACCGACATTGTCAGTTCCCCAAATAACGGAAGGACTCAGAAACTTGAAGCTTATGTTGAGGATGAACCAACTATAAGTGGCATGAATTTGCATGATATGGATCCATCTGAAAGCCACAGTGCCACTTCTTTCCATCTGCACAGAGCTGGCTCCGAATCCCCCTTGGATGTGTTCAATGCTCAGTTCAGTCCATCCGACTCTGAAGCAAACAACTTACTCAGGTCACCAGTCAGCTCAAAGTATCCAAAACATCGCCCCACAAAGTCGGGCTCCTCTTCTGCTTCATCTACCCCTACACCGGAGAAACACGCTCGTGGATTTAGCAGATTCTTTTCCTCAAAAGGAAAGAATGGTCAGTAG
- the LOC105166021 gene encoding auxin-responsive protein SAUR50, with the protein MGMTKSNKLSQKAVIKQIMKRCSSLGKKQGGYENDEGLPLDVPKGHFVVYVGENRSRYILPISILTRPEFQTLLRRAEEEFGFDHDMGLTIPCEQHVFESLTSMLR; encoded by the coding sequence ATGGGTATGACAAAATCCAATAAGCTGTCCCAAAAGGCGGTGATCAAGCAGATTATGAAGCGGTGCTCGAGCTTAGGGAAGAAACAGGGGGGGTACGAGAACGACGAAGGGCTGCCATTGGACGTGCCCAAGGGGCATTTCGTGGTGTACGTAGGTGAGAACCGCAGCAGATACATTCTCCCCATCTCAATCTTGACCCGACCCGAGTTCCAGACCCTGCTCCGCCGGGCCGAGGAGGAGTTCGGCTTCGATCATGACATGGGCCTCACCATTCCTTGTGAACAACACGTTTTCGAGTCTCTAACGTCTATGCTTAGGTAG